A single Pan troglodytes isolate AG18354 chromosome 19, NHGRI_mPanTro3-v2.0_pri, whole genome shotgun sequence DNA region contains:
- the LOC468313 gene encoding calmodulin-2-like, protein MINEVDADGNRTDSPEFLTMMARKMKDTQSEEEIREAFLVFDKDGNGYISAAELCHVMTNPGEKLTDDKVDEMIREAGIDGDGQVN, encoded by the coding sequence ATGATTAATGAAGTAGATGCTGATGGTAATAGAACGGACTCTCCTGAATTTCTGACAATGAtggcaagaaaaatgaaagacacacaaagtgaagaagaaattagAGAAGCCTTCCTTGTGTTTGATAAGGATGGCAATGGCTATATCAGTGCAGCAGAACTTTGCCATGTGATGACAAACCCCGGAGAGAAGCTAACAGACGACAAGGTTGATGAAATGATCAGGGAAGCAGGTATTGATGGTGATGGTCAGGTAAACTAG